The window CATCGCGTGGCCCATGCACTATGGATGCGGGGCTGGTGTTTCGTCGCCCGATTCCTTTCCGGTACTGCCCGCGCGCTCACGCAAATTGATATCCATCCCGGTGCGGTGATCGGTCGACGCCTGTTCATCGACCACGGCAGCGGCGTCGTTATCGGCGAGACCGCGGTGATTGGCGATGACGTCACCCTGTACCACGGCGTAACCCTGGGCGGCGTCTCCTGGAATACGGGCAAGCGCCATCCCACGCTGGAGGATGGCGTGGTGGTTGGTGCCGGCGCCAAGGTTCTTGGCCCGATCACGATCGAGCGCAATGGCCGCGTCGGCGCCAATTCGGTGGTAATCCAGGACGTACCCGAAGGCATGACCGTGGTCGGGATCCCGGGTCGCGTCGTCGTCCCGCTGGCGAATCGACGCATCACCGAACAGG of the Acidiferrobacteraceae bacterium genome contains:
- the cysE gene encoding serine O-acetyltransferase codes for the protein MNRKPAPGMLRRLREDVDCVFQRDPAARTRLEVFATYPGLHALLCHRVAHALWMRGWCFVARFLSGTARALTQIDIHPGAVIGRRLFIDHGSGVVIGETAVIGDDVTLYHGVTLGGVSWNTGKRHPTLEDGVVVGAGAKVLGPITIERNGRVGANSVVIQDVPEGMTVVGIPGRVVVPLANRRITEQGIDLDHHLMPDPVGKAISCLLERINTLEARLEAVSTESTPATNRECVTCVDTCDPAQVNVKPDTTSH